In the Quercus lobata isolate SW786 chromosome 5, ValleyOak3.0 Primary Assembly, whole genome shotgun sequence genome, one interval contains:
- the LOC115992926 gene encoding mitogen-activated protein kinase kinase kinase 18-like — protein sequence MRKTESEASLYGNGETWVRGPLLGKGGFGSVFLANSKKPKSRFHCYPSTMAVKSAEFSLSASLQKEKEVHNNVQGSPFVIHCFGEEITTQQNGENMVYNLLLEYASGGTLSDLIKNSGGSGLPESDVKRYTKSMLKGLSHVHDCGYVHCDLKPENVLLVSSTSENFVAKIGDLGLAKRSGQRKKGRLDYLRGTVLYMAPETVIENVQDMKSDIWALGCVVCEMLTGKSPWDKEEELDTEELLNLIGDERELPKIPSGISREARDFLKACLVRKPMFRFTAEMLMDHPFLADVDDAEPPAVVPSPTWTEANFQLSGSSFSDDDDLITCSCSEDEEDFGVGLVVISDDEASVVGQKRKRVAFDDDYKFRTAAQANLKFPASFVPVGA from the coding sequence ATGAGGAAAACAGAGTCAGAGGCAAGCTTGTATGGCAATGGAGAAACCTGGGTCAGAGGCCCATTGCTGGGCAAAGGAGGTTTTGGGTCTGTATTTCTCGCCAATTccaagaaacccaaatcacGCTTTCACTGTTACCCTTCAACCATGGCTGTCAAATCCGCTGAATTTTCTCTTTCTGCTTCgcttcaaaaggaaaaagaggttCACAACAACGTTCAGGGCTCCCCTTTTGTTATTCACTGCTTTGGCGAAGAAATCACTACCCAACAAAACGGTGAGAATATGGTTTACAACTTGTTGCTTGAGTACGCTTCTGGAGGAACCTTAAGCGATTTGATCAAGAATTCTGGTGGGTCTGGATTGCCTGAGTCCGATGTTAAAAGGTACACAAAATCGATGTTAAAAGGGCTCAGTCATGTTCATGATTGTGGTTATGTACACTGCGATTTGAAGCCTGAGAACGTGTTGCTTGTGAGCAGTACTAGTGAAAATTTTGTGGCAAAGATAGGGGATTTAGGGTTGGCTAAGAGGTCAGGGCAGAGGAAGAAGGGGAGGTTGGATTACTTGAGGGGAACGGTATTGTATATGGCTCCAGAAACTGTGATTGAGAATGTGCAAGACATGAAATCTGATATTTGGGCTTTAGGGTGTGTGGTGTGTGAAATGCTTACAGGGAAATCTCCTTGGGATAAGGAGGAAGAGTTGGATACAGAGGAACTTTTGAATCTTATTGGTGATGAGCGGGAATTGCCTAAAATTCCAAGTGGGATTTCAAGGGAGGCGAGGGATTTTTTGAAGGCTTGTCTTGTGAGGAAGCCCATGTTCAGGTTCACGGCTGAGATGTTGATGGATCATCCCTTTCTGGCCGATGTGGATGACGCTGAACCACCTGCTGTTGTTCCTAGTCCTACCTGGACTGAGGCTAACTTTCAGCTTAGTGGTTCTTCATTTTCAGACGATGATGATTTGATCACTTGTTCGTGTTCAGAGGATGAGGAAGATTTTGGAGTAGGATTAGTTGTGATCTCAGATGACGAAGCGTCTGTTGTAGGTCAGAAAAGGAAGCGGGTTGCATTTGATGATGACTATAAATTT